CGAGGTCGGCCAGTTCACGCCCGGCGCTCTGTGCTCCCTCGGCGACCCGCGCCCGCTTCCACCGGGCGATCTCCGGTGAGAGGCCGGGCAGGAACACACCGTCGGCGACCCTTCCGGCGAGCCGGCAGCTCTTGGCACCGTGTGTGCCGATGAGGACGGGGATCTCGCGCTGCGCCCACTCCGAACGCATGGGCAGGCCCTGCCACTCGGTGTCCTTTCCGCCGGTGAAGTCCCGGAAGAACTGGACGTATTCGGCGAGTTCCGTCAGCGGACGGGGCTTCCTGCCGACCATGGCGACGGCACTTCCGCCGGCTCCGATTCCGAGGAATACCCGCCCTTCGGATATCTCGTCCACTGTTGCGATCACATTCGCGAGTACAGAGGCATGGCGTGTGTAGGGATTCGTTACGGCCTGCCCTATACGGATTCGGGTCGTGGCCGCCGCGGCCAGGGCCATCATCGCGGTCGAATCACGGCAGAGGTTCTGTGAATCGATGAATGTGCAGTGTTCATACCCCAATTCATCAGCCTGGCGTGCCAGTTTTGCCGAATCCCGGGCCGTGAGGGTGCGCCCGATTCCGATTCCGAACTTCATGCCCGCCTCCGAAACGCGTCACCGCGGAAAAGAACATCGCATCGCGCCGAACTCGTTGCCGCCGACCCTGCACTGTCGCCCGTTGGCCGTCAACCTTGCCGCCTGTCCTGTCCCGCCGGCGGGACAGGACAGGCAGGTCAGGATTGTTGTCGTCTAGCGTTTGACGCTGGTGTTGA
This sequence is a window from Streptomyces sp. NBC_01217. Protein-coding genes within it:
- a CDS encoding LLM class flavin-dependent oxidoreductase, giving the protein MKFGIGIGRTLTARDSAKLARQADELGYEHCTFIDSQNLCRDSTAMMALAAAATTRIRIGQAVTNPYTRHASVLANVIATVDEISEGRVFLGIGAGGSAVAMVGRKPRPLTELAEYVQFFRDFTGGKDTEWQGLPMRSEWAQREIPVLIGTHGAKSCRLAGRVADGVFLPGLSPEIARWKRARVAEGAQSAGRELADLEVWSRGTVFVHDDMDAAREYLRSYAATSAYFLWRSVLSRTTPESEELAAGLPAAVLSDMAALAKRYDWYQHEVVGAPHAAELSDRLVDCFAIYGPPSRCIERLEELRETGADRVSLVLYGVPDQTAMISRFVEDVAVHLG